One genomic segment of Thalassospiraceae bacterium LMO-SO8 includes these proteins:
- a CDS encoding NAD(P)(+) transhydrogenase (Re/Si-specific) subunit beta, translating to MTASWTGYAYLISSVLFILALRGLSSPVTARRGNMMAIIGMAIAIVTTLMDPGVMSFGMIVLAILIGGTIGTVTALKIQMTALPQLVAAFHSLVGMAAVFVATSALFNPKAYGLGAVGEIPGASLVEMSLGTAIGAITFSGSVIAFAKLQGIMSGAPITFPGQHKLNALVGLAILALIITFVGSESHSVYWGIVALSFAIGFLLIIPIGGADMPVVVSMLNSYSGWAAAGIGFTLSNPALIITGALVGSSGAILSYIMCKGMNRSIINVLLGGFGGDSGGAAAATSNDGKSVKSGAADDAAFIMKNASKVIIVPGYGMAVAQAQHAVREMADLLKAEGVEVRYAIHPVAGRMPGHMNVLLAEANVPYDEVFELEEINHEFSTADVAYVIGANDVTNPTAKTDPKSPIAGMPILDVEKAGTVLFIKRGMSSGYAGVDNPLFFADNTMMLFGDAKKMTEEIVQALG from the coding sequence ATGACCGCAAGCTGGACGGGCTACGCCTATCTCATTTCCTCGGTGCTGTTCATTCTGGCGCTCCGGGGCCTGTCATCGCCGGTGACCGCGCGCCGCGGCAACATGATGGCCATCATCGGCATGGCCATCGCCATCGTCACCACGCTGATGGATCCGGGCGTCATGTCCTTCGGCATGATCGTCCTGGCGATCCTCATCGGCGGCACCATCGGCACCGTCACGGCGCTGAAGATCCAGATGACGGCCCTGCCGCAACTGGTCGCCGCCTTCCATTCCCTGGTCGGCATGGCGGCGGTGTTCGTCGCGACCTCGGCGCTGTTCAACCCCAAGGCCTATGGCCTGGGCGCGGTGGGTGAAATTCCGGGGGCGTCCCTGGTCGAAATGTCGCTGGGCACGGCGATCGGCGCGATCACCTTTTCGGGTTCGGTCATCGCCTTCGCCAAATTGCAGGGCATCATGTCGGGCGCGCCCATCACCTTTCCGGGGCAGCACAAGCTGAATGCCCTGGTCGGGCTCGCGATCCTGGCCCTGATCATCACCTTCGTCGGCTCGGAATCCCATTCCGTCTACTGGGGCATCGTGGCGCTGTCGTTCGCCATCGGCTTCCTGCTGATCATCCCCATCGGCGGCGCCGACATGCCCGTGGTCGTGTCCATGCTCAACTCGTACTCGGGCTGGGCGGCGGCCGGCATCGGCTTCACCCTGTCCAACCCGGCACTGATCATCACCGGCGCGCTGGTCGGCTCGTCCGGCGCGATCCTGTCCTACATCATGTGCAAGGGCATGAACCGCTCGATCATCAACGTGCTGCTGGGCGGTTTCGGCGGCGATTCCGGCGGGGCCGCCGCCGCCACGTCCAACGACGGCAAATCCGTGAAATCGGGTGCCGCCGACGACGCCGCCTTCATCATGAAGAACGCGTCCAAGGTCATCATCGTGCCGGGCTACGGCATGGCCGTGGCTCAGGCCCAGCACGCCGTGCGTGAAATGGCCGACCTGCTGAAGGCCGAGGGGGTCGAGGTCCGCTACGCCATTCACCCCGTCGCCGGACGCATGCCGGGACATATGAACGTGCTGCTGGCCGAAGCCAACGTGCCCTATGACGAGGTGTTCGAACTGGAGGAGATCAACCATGAATTCTCCACCGCCGACGTCGCCTACGTGATCGGCGCCAACGACGTGACCAACCCGACCGCCAAGACCGATCCGAAGAGCCCGATCGCCGGGATGCCGATCCTCGACGTGGAAAAGGCGGGCACGGTGCTGTTCATCAAGCGCGGCATGTCATCGGGCTATGCCGGGGTCGACAACCCCCTGTTCTTCGCCGACAACACCATGATGCTGTTCGGCGACGCCAAGAAGATGACGGAAGAGATCGTCCAGGCGCTGGGTTGA
- a CDS encoding 5-(carboxyamino)imidazole ribonucleotide synthase — protein sequence MAPRSVHPLPPGSTIGIMGGGQLGRMTALAAARLGYRCHIFTPETDSPGIQVSAAATIADYQDRAALKSFAEAVDVVTFEFENVPADSAEFLADHALVRPGPQCLAIAQDRLLEKEFINKTAPTTPYRRVASAGDLAKAADEIGRPAVLKTSRMGYDGKGQVLIAPDCDYDAAWAEMGAEIGILEAFVDLDCEISVITARSPHGGWGTYPAVENRHVNHILDTTMAPARLPDGLADQAVAIAHDLADALDLVGLLAVEMFVTRDQRILVNEMAPRPHNSGHWTMDACATSQFEQLVRAVCGLPLGSIDCHHDAVMKNLIGDAVNGWPDLLADPGARLHLYGKAEARPGRKMGHVNRLYPKGKLPNG from the coding sequence ATGGCTCCTCGTTCCGTCCATCCGCTGCCGCCCGGCAGCACCATCGGCATTATGGGCGGCGGCCAGCTTGGCCGCATGACCGCCCTGGCGGCGGCCCGGCTCGGCTATCGCTGCCACATCTTCACGCCGGAAACGGATTCGCCGGGCATTCAGGTATCGGCGGCGGCGACCATCGCCGATTATCAGGACCGCGCCGCCCTGAAATCCTTCGCCGAAGCCGTCGACGTGGTGACCTTCGAGTTCGAGAACGTGCCGGCGGACAGCGCCGAATTCCTGGCCGATCACGCCCTGGTGCGGCCCGGCCCGCAATGCCTGGCCATCGCCCAGGATCGACTTCTGGAAAAGGAATTCATCAACAAGACGGCGCCGACCACGCCCTACCGGCGGGTCGCCTCGGCCGGCGACCTGGCCAAGGCGGCGGACGAGATCGGCCGCCCGGCCGTGCTCAAGACGTCACGCATGGGATACGACGGCAAAGGCCAGGTGCTGATCGCCCCCGATTGCGATTACGACGCCGCCTGGGCGGAAATGGGCGCCGAGATCGGCATCCTCGAAGCCTTCGTCGATTTGGACTGCGAGATTTCCGTGATCACCGCCCGCTCCCCCCACGGCGGCTGGGGGACCTATCCGGCGGTCGAAAACCGCCACGTCAACCATATCCTGGACACCACCATGGCCCCGGCCCGTCTGCCGGACGGCCTGGCCGATCAGGCCGTGGCCATCGCCCACGATCTGGCCGATGCGTTGGACCTTGTCGGCCTGTTGGCGGTCGAGATGTTCGTCACCCGGGATCAGCGCATCCTGGTCAACGAAATGGCGCCCCGGCCCCACAATTCCGGCCATTGGACCATGGATGCCTGCGCCACCAGCCAGTTTGAACAACTGGTGCGGGCGGTCTGTGGCCTGCCGCTGGGGTCGATCGATTGCCACCACGACGCGGTCATGAAGAACCTGATCGGCGATGCCGTGAACGGCTGGCCCGATCTTTTGGCCGACCCGGGGGCCCGCCTGCACCTTTACGGCAAGGCCGAAGCCCGGCCCGGCCGCAAGATGGGCCACGTCAACCGGCTCTACCCCAAGGGCAAGCTGCCCAACGGGTGA
- a CDS encoding glutathione peroxidase has product MIALRILSLLALLMSGAAMAADAPKTTAHDFAFTAIDGTPLPLKSFAGKAVLVVNTASRCGFTPQYTALQDLWTRYRDKGFVLLGVPSNDFGGQEPGTAAEIKEFCEVNFSVDFPLTEKVAVTGDGAHPFYAWAGKELGALAKPRWNFHKYLIAPDGRLVDWFSTPTSPTAPRVLKAVEAALAGAR; this is encoded by the coding sequence ATGATTGCCTTACGCATCCTGTCCCTGCTTGCCCTGTTGATGTCAGGAGCCGCCATGGCCGCCGACGCCCCCAAGACGACCGCCCATGATTTCGCCTTCACCGCCATCGACGGCACCCCGCTGCCGTTGAAATCCTTCGCGGGCAAGGCGGTGCTGGTCGTCAACACGGCGTCGCGATGCGGGTTCACGCCGCAATACACGGCGTTGCAGGACCTGTGGACCCGCTACCGCGACAAGGGTTTCGTGCTGCTGGGCGTGCCGTCCAACGATTTCGGCGGGCAGGAACCGGGCACGGCGGCGGAGATCAAGGAATTCTGCGAGGTGAATTTCAGCGTCGATTTCCCGCTGACGGAAAAGGTCGCGGTCACGGGCGACGGCGCCCATCCGTTTTATGCCTGGGCGGGCAAGGAATTGGGCGCCCTGGCCAAGCCGCGCTGGAATTTCCACAAATACCTGATCGCGCCGGACGGGCGGTTGGTCGACTGGTTCTCGACACCAACCTCGCCGACCGCGCCCAGGGTTCTCAAAGCCGTCGAGGCTGCTCTGGCCGGGGCACGCTGA
- the rpsU gene encoding 30S ribosomal protein S21, producing the protein MQVIVRDNNVDQALKALKKKMQREGIFREMKLRRSYEKPSERRAREKAEAVRRARKLERKRIEREGF; encoded by the coding sequence GTGCAAGTCATTGTCCGAGACAACAACGTGGATCAGGCCCTCAAGGCCCTGAAAAAGAAGATGCAGCGCGAAGGCATCTTCCGCGAAATGAAGCTGCGCCGCTCCTACGAAAAGCCCTCCGAGCGCCGGGCCCGTGAAAAGGCCGAAGCCGTGCGCCGTGCGCGCAAGCTTGAGCGCAAGCGGATCGAGCGCGAGGGCTTCTAG
- the def gene encoding peptide deformylase yields the protein MAILKIARMGHPVLMGIAQPVEDPKDPRIHGLIADMVETMADAPGIGLAAPQVHVPLRIVVFRVPGERCEDKKDVPLTVLVNPVIEVVGDAVEEGWEGCLSLPEMTGRVPRPTHIRYRAQGLDGKIFEREAKGYHARVVQHECDHLDGILYPMRMMDLATFGFAEEMARAPRTIMADETGGEATDSEDGEAA from the coding sequence ATGGCCATTCTGAAAATCGCGCGCATGGGACATCCGGTGCTGATGGGCATCGCCCAGCCGGTCGAAGACCCCAAGGATCCGCGCATTCACGGCCTGATCGCCGACATGGTCGAAACCATGGCCGACGCGCCGGGTATCGGCCTGGCCGCCCCCCAGGTTCATGTGCCGCTGCGCATCGTCGTGTTCCGGGTGCCCGGCGAGCGCTGCGAGGACAAAAAGGACGTGCCGCTGACCGTGCTGGTCAATCCGGTGATCGAGGTCGTCGGCGATGCGGTCGAGGAAGGCTGGGAAGGCTGCCTGTCCCTGCCCGAGATGACCGGCCGGGTGCCGCGCCCGACCCATATCCGCTACCGCGCCCAGGGCCTGGACGGCAAGATTTTCGAGCGCGAGGCCAAGGGCTACCACGCCCGCGTGGTGCAGCACGAATGCGACCATCTGGACGGAATCCTCTATCCCATGCGCATGATGGACCTCGCGACCTTCGGTTTTGCCGAGGAAATGGCCCGCGCTCCCCGCACGATCATGGCCGATGAGACCGGCGGCGAAGCCACCGACAGCGAAGACGGAGAAGCCGCATGA
- a CDS encoding COQ9 family protein, giving the protein MTAQTTRMTAEEARARHMALRDRLIEAAMEHVPFDGWSRKALERGAADLGMGRADVLRAFPGGMADAADHFADWSDRRMLAELAKVDLDALKVRERVALGVRLRLELNAPYREAMRRLLSFLALPQNAPLAARMTWRTCDHIWHAAGDRAADFNHYTKRGLLAPVYTSTILYWLSDTSDGFADTWGYLDRRLADVLKIPMYKARAQQALGRLPSPLGFLKRLKAVATRPGPGPAA; this is encoded by the coding sequence ATGACCGCCCAAACGACGCGCATGACCGCCGAGGAAGCCCGCGCCCGCCACATGGCCCTGCGCGACCGCCTGATCGAGGCGGCTATGGAACACGTTCCCTTCGACGGCTGGTCGCGGAAGGCCCTGGAACGGGGGGCGGCGGACCTGGGTATGGGCCGGGCGGACGTCCTGCGCGCCTTTCCCGGCGGCATGGCCGACGCTGCCGACCATTTCGCGGACTGGTCCGACCGGCGCATGCTGGCGGAACTGGCCAAGGTCGACCTGGACGCGCTCAAGGTGCGGGAACGGGTGGCGCTCGGCGTGCGCCTGCGCCTGGAACTGAACGCCCCCTATCGGGAGGCCATGCGCCGGCTGCTGTCGTTCCTGGCCCTGCCGCAGAACGCCCCCCTGGCGGCGCGCATGACCTGGCGCACCTGCGACCATATCTGGCACGCGGCGGGCGACCGGGCGGCCGATTTCAACCATTACACCAAGCGGGGCCTGCTGGCCCCGGTCTATACCTCGACCATCCTGTACTGGCTGTCCGACACGTCGGACGGCTTCGCCGATACCTGGGGGTATCTCGACCGGCGTCTCGCCGATGTCCTGAAAATTCCCATGTACAAGGCCCGTGCGCAGCAGGCGTTGGGCCGCCTGCCGTCGCCGCTGGGCTTCCTCAAGCGCCTGAAGGCGGTCGCCACCCGTCCCGGACCCGGCCCGGCGGCCTGA
- a CDS encoding SulP family inorganic anion transporter, producing MLRPLFAALADCFSVADWKGDGSPAHLLARIKTELLSGLTVSLALVPEAVAFAFVAGVHPLVGLYAAFLVGLITAVIGGRPGMISGATGALAVVMVALVASHGVEYLFATVVLMGLLQIAAGLLRLGKFIRLVPHPVMMGFVNGLAIVIFLAQLTQFQVPGPDGAKVWMTGWPLAVMLGLVALTMAIIWVMPKITAVIPAPLAGIAVVAAIVIGFGIDVPRVGDLATIKGGLPDFHIPMVPLTLETLKIIIPYAVILAAIGLIESLLTLNLVGEITGKRGGASQECVAQGLANTVTGFFGGMGGCAMIGQSMINVQSGGRTRLSGISAALFLLAFILVASSLIEQIPLAALVGVMFMVVIGTFAWQSFLILRRIPLTDALVMGLVTVVTVFSDLAVAVVVGVIVSALAYAWNNATRIHAKTHETPEGGKVYQIEGPLFFGSTDGFDELFKPETDPGLVIIDFMNSRVVDHSALQAIEALAQKYESQGKTLQLRHLSRDCHQLLSRAGQLMLDSDDDPNYGVAVDYFVKTGSLGGAH from the coding sequence TTGTTACGACCCTTATTCGCCGCTCTCGCGGATTGCTTTTCCGTTGCCGATTGGAAAGGCGACGGATCACCGGCCCATCTGCTCGCGCGCATCAAGACGGAACTTTTGTCTGGCCTGACCGTGTCCCTGGCCCTGGTGCCCGAGGCCGTGGCTTTCGCCTTCGTCGCGGGGGTCCATCCCCTGGTCGGGCTTTACGCGGCCTTCCTGGTCGGCCTGATCACCGCCGTCATCGGCGGCCGGCCCGGCATGATTTCCGGCGCCACCGGGGCGCTTGCCGTGGTTATGGTGGCCCTGGTCGCCAGCCACGGGGTCGAATACCTGTTCGCCACGGTCGTGCTGATGGGCCTTCTCCAGATCGCCGCCGGGCTGCTGCGCCTGGGCAAGTTCATCCGCCTGGTGCCGCATCCGGTGATGATGGGCTTCGTCAACGGCCTGGCCATCGTCATCTTCCTGGCCCAATTGACGCAGTTCCAGGTGCCGGGGCCCGACGGGGCCAAGGTCTGGATGACCGGCTGGCCGCTCGCCGTCATGCTGGGTCTGGTTGCGCTGACCATGGCGATCATCTGGGTGATGCCGAAGATCACCGCCGTCATTCCCGCACCCCTCGCGGGTATCGCCGTGGTCGCGGCCATCGTCATCGGCTTCGGTATCGACGTGCCCCGGGTCGGCGACCTGGCGACCATCAAGGGCGGGCTGCCTGACTTCCACATCCCCATGGTGCCGCTGACCCTGGAAACCCTGAAAATCATCATCCCCTACGCGGTGATCCTGGCCGCCATCGGCCTGATCGAGAGCCTTTTGACCCTCAACCTTGTCGGTGAAATCACCGGCAAGCGCGGCGGGGCGTCCCAGGAATGCGTCGCTCAGGGCCTGGCCAACACGGTCACCGGGTTTTTCGGCGGCATGGGTGGGTGTGCGATGATCGGACAGTCCATGATCAACGTGCAGTCCGGCGGGCGCACGCGCCTGTCGGGGATTTCGGCGGCGCTGTTTCTGCTCGCCTTTATCCTGGTCGCGTCCAGCCTGATCGAACAGATTCCCCTGGCCGCCCTGGTCGGGGTCATGTTCATGGTCGTCATCGGTACCTTCGCCTGGCAGAGCTTCCTGATCCTGCGTCGCATTCCCCTGACCGACGCCCTGGTCATGGGGCTGGTCACGGTCGTCACCGTGTTCAGCGACCTGGCCGTCGCCGTGGTCGTCGGCGTGATCGTGTCGGCCTTGGCCTATGCCTGGAACAACGCGACGCGCATTCACGCCAAGACCCACGAGACGCCCGAGGGCGGCAAGGTCTATCAGATCGAGGGGCCGCTGTTCTTCGGCTCGACCGACGGGTTCGACGAGCTGTTCAAGCCCGAAACCGATCCCGGCCTGGTCATTATCGACTTCATGAACAGCCGCGTCGTCGACCATTCGGCCCTACAGGCCATCGAAGCCCTGGCCCAGAAGTACGAATCCCAGGGCAAGACCCTGCAACTGCGCCACCTGTCCAGGGACTGCCACCAGCTTCTCAGCCGCGCCGGTCAGTTGATGCTGGATTCCGACGATGACCCCAATTACGGCGTCGCCGTCGACTATTTCGTGAAAACCGGTAGTCTGGGCGGCGCCCACTGA
- a CDS encoding diguanylate cyclase, which translates to MDVNQAAPVQPVGPGGGHGGGAGPGGGKKEDHHEEQAKNGHSEPAINVSGLLSMEGLTPEAQHAIERMASELEPLRRQLVHAQEELAEARANEFRDAVVPALNRRGVMAEMEKLIHRLGHIEARPALILVHLANGDDIRRAHGLAVLDQALRLTCDVLGSDSHQAMVMGSLGGNDFAMVVLEDGIEGARRKAGELEAALRATHTAEGLFLEARTGVALLEPGMTAEAAVTAADRNLR; encoded by the coding sequence ATGGATGTCAACCAGGCCGCCCCCGTCCAGCCGGTAGGACCTGGCGGAGGGCACGGCGGCGGCGCCGGCCCGGGCGGCGGCAAGAAAGAAGACCACCACGAAGAGCAGGCCAAGAACGGCCATTCGGAACCGGCCATCAACGTGTCGGGCCTTCTGTCCATGGAAGGCCTGACGCCGGAGGCCCAGCATGCCATCGAGCGCATGGCGTCCGAGCTCGAACCCCTGCGCCGGCAGCTTGTTCATGCCCAGGAGGAATTGGCCGAGGCTCGCGCCAACGAATTCCGCGATGCCGTGGTGCCGGCGTTGAACCGGCGGGGGGTGATGGCCGAGATGGAAAAGCTGATCCATCGCCTGGGCCATATCGAAGCGCGGCCGGCGCTGATCCTGGTTCATCTCGCCAACGGCGACGATATCCGCCGGGCCCATGGCCTCGCGGTGTTGGACCAGGCCCTGCGCCTGACCTGCGACGTGCTGGGATCGGACAGCCATCAGGCCATGGTCATGGGCAGCCTGGGCGGCAACGATTTCGCGATGGTGGTGCTGGAAGACGGGATCGAGGGCGCGCGGCGCAAGGCCGGTGAGCTTGAGGCGGCGCTGCGCGCCACCCATACGGCCGAGGGTCTTTTCCTCGAGGCGCGCACGGGCGTGGCCTTGCTGGAACCGGGCATGACCGCCGAGGCGGCGGTCACCGCCGCCGACCGCAATCTGCGCTAA
- a CDS encoding DEAD/DEAH box helicase, with translation MTEFDGVAMALGQALSKRGYTVLTPVQTAILAPELRDADVLVSAQTGSGKTVAFGLSLAPTLLAGEDRFGRAAEPLALAVAPTRELALQVKRELDWLYEMTGAVSASCIGGMDMGGERRALNKGAHIVVGTPGRLRDHIERGSLNVSGLRAVVLDEADEMLDLGFREDLEFILDAAPADRRTLMFSATVPRSIATLAKRYQRNAVRVATTEEQKQHLDIEYRALAVAPNDRENAIINLLRYYDAKSALVFCATRATVNHMTSRFANRGFSVVALSGELSQNERTHALQAMRDGRARVCIATDVAARGIDLPDLELVIHADIPKTRETLLHRSGRTGRAGRKGVSALIVPHNLRYRTERLLDSANLEATWAKAPSADEILARDRERVLTDPALSEPLNDEEQAFATELLSRYSAEQIAGAFMRQQMAGMSAPEELLDTGPSDRLAERKESRRDAFKGGVWFSLSVGHKQNAEPRWLLPMLCRAGHMTKREIGAIRIFNTETFVELSADCADRFVEELGSDMTMEKTIRVARVDGLPDMPADGGREQRGKTYQGDKPAWNPQAGARGEAPKKKKFSRREDARADALNDDRPPAGDRPQKPQGDKPWDGGGKKAKGKKTYKVKKPHRGQAPGGGNPAGNAPIKRKKPKKHAD, from the coding sequence ATGACAGAATTCGATGGCGTCGCGATGGCGCTTGGCCAGGCGTTGAGCAAACGCGGCTATACCGTCCTGACCCCCGTACAGACCGCGATCCTGGCGCCGGAACTCCGGGATGCGGACGTTCTGGTGTCGGCCCAGACCGGATCGGGCAAGACCGTGGCCTTCGGTCTGTCGCTGGCGCCGACCTTGTTGGCGGGCGAAGACCGCTTCGGGCGGGCGGCGGAGCCGCTGGCCCTGGCCGTGGCGCCGACGCGGGAACTGGCGCTTCAGGTCAAACGCGAACTGGACTGGCTGTACGAGATGACGGGCGCCGTCTCGGCCTCCTGCATCGGCGGCATGGACATGGGGGGCGAACGCCGGGCCCTCAACAAAGGGGCCCATATCGTCGTCGGCACGCCGGGCCGCCTGCGCGATCATATCGAGCGCGGATCTCTCAATGTCTCCGGTCTGCGCGCCGTGGTGCTGGACGAGGCCGACGAGATGCTCGACCTGGGCTTCCGCGAGGATCTTGAATTCATTCTCGACGCCGCCCCGGCGGACCGCCGCACCCTGATGTTTTCCGCCACCGTGCCGCGCAGCATCGCGACCCTGGCCAAGCGCTATCAGCGCAACGCCGTGCGCGTCGCGACGACGGAGGAACAGAAACAGCACCTCGACATCGAATACCGCGCCCTGGCCGTGGCCCCCAACGACCGGGAAAACGCCATCATCAACCTGCTGCGCTATTACGATGCCAAAAGTGCCCTGGTGTTTTGCGCGACCCGCGCGACGGTCAACCACATGACCAGCCGCTTCGCCAACCGGGGGTTCTCCGTCGTCGCCTTGTCGGGGGAGTTGAGCCAGAACGAGCGCACCCACGCGCTCCAGGCCATGCGCGACGGCCGCGCCCGGGTCTGCATCGCCACCGACGTGGCGGCGCGCGGCATCGATCTGCCCGATCTGGAACTGGTGATCCACGCCGACATCCCGAAGACCCGGGAAACCCTGCTGCACCGAAGCGGCCGCACGGGCCGCGCCGGGCGCAAGGGCGTCAGCGCCCTGATCGTGCCGCACAACCTGCGCTACCGCACGGAGCGCCTGCTGGACAGCGCCAATCTCGAGGCGACCTGGGCCAAGGCGCCGTCGGCCGACGAGATTCTGGCCCGCGACCGTGAGCGCGTCCTTACCGACCCGGCCCTGAGCGAGCCCCTGAACGACGAGGAGCAGGCCTTCGCGACGGAGCTTCTCAGCCGTTACAGCGCGGAGCAGATCGCCGGCGCCTTCATGCGCCAGCAGATGGCCGGCATGTCGGCGCCCGAGGAACTGCTGGATACGGGCCCGTCGGACCGCTTGGCGGAGCGCAAGGAATCCCGCCGCGACGCCTTCAAGGGCGGCGTGTGGTTCTCGTTGTCCGTCGGCCACAAACAGAATGCCGAGCCGCGCTGGCTGCTGCCCATGCTGTGCCGCGCCGGCCATATGACCAAGCGGGAGATCGGCGCCATCCGCATCTTCAATACGGAAACCTTCGTCGAACTGAGCGCCGATTGCGCCGACCGCTTCGTCGAGGAACTGGGTTCCGACATGACCATGGAAAAGACGATCCGCGTGGCGCGGGTCGACGGCCTGCCGGACATGCCGGCCGACGGAGGCCGCGAACAGCGCGGCAAGACCTATCAGGGCGACAAGCCGGCCTGGAACCCGCAAGCCGGCGCGCGTGGCGAGGCGCCCAAGAAGAAAAAGTTCTCGCGCCGCGAGGACGCCCGCGCGGATGCGCTGAACGACGACCGCCCGCCGGCCGGTGACCGCCCGCAAAAGCCCCAGGGCGACAAACCCTGGGACGGGGGCGGCAAGAAGGCCAAGGGCAAGAAGACCTACAAGGTGAAGAAGCCCCACCGGGGCCAGGCCCCCGGCGGCGGAAACCCGGCCGGGAACGCCCCGATCAAGCGCAAGAAGCCGAAAAAACACGCCGACTAG
- the purE gene encoding 5-(carboxyamino)imidazole ribonucleotide mutase, whose protein sequence is MPQSAADTPLVGIIMGSQSDWDTMRHAADVLTELGVPHETRIVSAHRTPDRLYDYAKAARGRGLKAIIAGAGGAAHLPGMAAALTPLPVFGVPVESKALKGMDSLLSIVQMPGGVPVGTLAVGKPGAKNAGLLAAAVIALMDDGVAAALDGFRAKQTASVADVPTDDPKGC, encoded by the coding sequence ATGCCGCAATCGGCCGCCGACACCCCCCTGGTCGGCATCATCATGGGCAGTCAGTCGGACTGGGACACCATGCGCCATGCGGCGGATGTGCTGACCGAACTCGGCGTCCCGCACGAAACCCGCATCGTCTCCGCCCATCGCACGCCCGACCGCCTGTACGACTATGCCAAGGCGGCCCGCGGCCGCGGGCTGAAGGCGATCATCGCCGGCGCCGGCGGGGCCGCCCACCTGCCCGGCATGGCGGCGGCGCTGACGCCGCTGCCCGTGTTCGGCGTGCCGGTGGAAAGCAAAGCCCTGAAGGGCATGGATTCCCTGCTGTCGATCGTTCAGATGCCGGGCGGCGTGCCCGTCGGCACCCTGGCCGTCGGCAAGCCGGGGGCCAAGAACGCGGGCCTGCTGGCCGCCGCCGTGATCGCCCTGATGGACGACGGCGTGGCCGCCGCGCTCGACGGTTTCCGCGCCAAACAGACGGCCTCCGTCGCCGACGTCCCCACGGACGATCCCAAAGGCTGCTGA